The Deltaproteobacteria bacterium DNA window AGAGGCGTCGCAGCAAACCGAATCGAAAGCTCCCCGCGAGGAGTCCACCCAGACGGTGCTTCCGGAAATAAACTTCTCCACCTTTATTTTTTCTTTAAACACCTCGGCGCTCCTGCACCTGGGTGACTATCCTGATCCTGCCACCGGCAAAC harbors:
- a CDS encoding DUF1844 domain-containing protein; this encodes MTDEEREGKGFVVRDRRRFTEEGEVKQEVDNAEREEAAPRADRSSEASQQTESKAPREESTQTVLPEINFSTFIFSLNTSALLHLGDYPDPATGK